A section of the Telopea speciosissima isolate NSW1024214 ecotype Mountain lineage chromosome 3, Tspe_v1, whole genome shotgun sequence genome encodes:
- the LOC122656282 gene encoding threonine synthase, chloroplastic gives MAASVPQFNASPCSAARKSKSLRRKPRRIDGHFSHFMVCSSSASDNSSSSSSAAASHVLKPRRHSEETIRDEARRHNSSSNNHGFSAKYVPFNADSSSTEFYSLDEIVYRSRSGGLLDVQHDMAALKKFDGNYWKSLFDSRIGKTTWPYGSGVWSKKEWVLPEIDSDDIVSAFEGNSNLFWAERFGKQFLGMSDLWVKHCGISHTGSFKDLGMTVLVSQVNRLRKMNRPVVGVGCASTGDTSAALSAYCASAGIPSIVFLPANRISIAQLVQPIANGAFVLSIDTDFDGCMQLIREVTAELPIYLANSLNSLRLEGQKTAAIEILQQFDWEVPDWVIIPGGNLGNIYAFYKGFHMCKELGLVDRIPRLVCAQAANANPLYLYFNSGWSEFKPVKANTTFASAIQIGDPVSIDRAVYALQNSNGIVQEATEEELMDAMAQADSTGMFICPHTGVALSALIKLRNSGVIGPTGRTVVVSTAHGLKFTQSKIDYHSKEIPDMACRFSNPPVHVKADFGSVMDVLKKYLSSKNSKC, from the coding sequence ATGGCGGCTTCCGTACCTCAGTTTAATGCTTCTCCCTGCTCGGCCGCGCGTAAATCGAAATCTCTCCGTCGGAAACCCAGAAGAATCGACGGGCATTTTTCACACTTCATGGTATGTTCGTCATCTGCATCGGATAACTCATCGTCGTCGTCGTCTGCTGCTGCTTCCCATGTTCTGAAACCACGCCGCCACTCGGAGGAAACTATTCGCGACGAAGCCCGCCGCCACAACAGCTCCTCCAACAACCATGGCTTCTCCGCCAAATACGTCCCGTTCAACGCTGATTCCTCGTCCACCGAGTTCTACTCCCTCGATGAGATCGTCTACCGCAGCCGATCCGGTGGCCTCCTCGACGTTCAGCATGACATGGCCGCTCTCAAGAAGTTCGACGGCAATTATTGGAAATCCCTCTTCGATTCCCGCATCGGTAAGACCACTTGGCCCTACGGTTCCGGCGTCTGGAGCAAGAAGGAGTGGGTCCTCCCGGAAATCGACAGCGATGACATTGTCAGCGCTTTCGAGGGAAATTCCAATCTTTTCTGGGCTGAGAGGTTCGGCAAACAGTTTCTGGGCATGAGTGATCTCTGGGTGAAGCATTGCGGGATCAGCCATACTGGGAGTTTCAAGGATCTGGGCATGACCGTTCTGGTCAGCCAAGTGAATCGGTTAAGGAAGATGAATCGACCTGTTGTTGGTGTTGGCTGCGCTTCCACTGGGGACACTTCCGCAGCTCTCTCCGCCTATTGCGCTTCCGCTGGGATTCCATCCATTGTGTTCCTCCCAGCCAACCGCATCTCGATTGCCCAGTTGGTTCAACCCATCGCCAACGGGGCTTTTGTTCTTAGCATTGATACCGATTTTGATGGGTGCATGCAGTTGATTCGTGAGGTTACTGCAGAACTGCCCATCTATCTTGCCAACTCATTGAACAGTCTGAGACTTGAAGGCCAGAAGACCGCTGCCATCGAGATACTTCAACAGTTTGATTGGGAAGTACCCGACTGGGTCATTATTCCAGGGGGAAACCTGGGGAATATCTACGCTTTCTATAAGGGTTTCCATATGTGCAAAGAATTAGGGCTTGTTGATCGGATCCCTAGGCTTGTTTGTGCTCAAGCTGCGAATGCCAATCCGCTTTATCTGTATTTTAATTCAGGGTGGTCTGAGTTCAAGCCAGTGAAAGCTAATACCACTTTTGCCTCTGCTATACAGATTGGAGATCCGGTTTCAATAGATAGAGCCGTGTATGCTCTACAGAATTCGAATGGGATTGTCCAAGAAGCGACTGAAGAGGAACTGATGGATGCCATGGCCCAAGCAGATTCTACTGGCATGTTCATATGTCCTCATACTGGTGTTGCGCTGTCTGCGCTGATTAAGCTTAGAAATAGTGGGGTTATTGGACCTACGGGTCGAACGGTGGTGGTAAGCACGGCTCATGGACTGAAATTCACCCAGTCTAAGATTGATTACCACTCGAAGGAGATTCCAGACATGGCTTGCAGGTTTTCTAACCCGCCTGTGCATGTCAAGGCAGATTTCGGGTCAGTtatggatgttctaaaaaagtATTTATCGAGTAAGAATTCAAAATGTTAG